From Solwaraspora sp. WMMD1047, the proteins below share one genomic window:
- a CDS encoding glycoside hydrolase family 27 protein, with translation MTPPMGWNSYDAFNWSVTEADVRANADYLSEHLLRYGWQYVVVDWAWYYPGRHDDSPNQDADLRPRLRMDRHGRLLPDLTRFPSAAGGNGFKPLADYVHARGLKFGVHLMRGIPRQAVADRVPILGFAGRADQINNTTTASWLNLMWGLEMTNRGAQAYLDSVFQLLAAWGVDYVKVDDIAAPTYRQAEVEGYRLAIRRSGRPMVLSLSPGPTPLASGPHVRANAQLWRIVNDLWDDWPGVDALFDQLRDWTPHRTEVSWPDPDMIPIGRLSKHGPVGPPRYSALTPDEQRALMTLWVINRAPLMWGGNLVENRAAELALMSNAAVLAVQQHSTGNRQLHGGDRQVWTADVPNTDHRYLALFNRGDAPAEVTVDLADLGIATAGATDLWSGANLGPVSGSLTRPIPAHGAGLYRMAPRPS, from the coding sequence GTGACTCCGCCGATGGGCTGGAACAGCTACGACGCGTTCAACTGGAGCGTCACCGAGGCCGACGTACGGGCGAACGCCGACTACCTGAGCGAGCACCTGCTCCGGTACGGCTGGCAGTACGTGGTCGTCGACTGGGCCTGGTACTACCCGGGCCGGCACGACGACAGCCCGAACCAGGACGCGGACCTGCGACCCCGGCTGCGGATGGACCGCCACGGCCGGCTGCTGCCCGACCTCACCCGGTTCCCGTCGGCCGCCGGCGGCAACGGCTTCAAGCCGCTCGCCGACTACGTCCACGCGCGCGGCCTGAAGTTCGGCGTCCACCTGATGCGCGGCATCCCGCGGCAGGCGGTGGCCGACCGGGTGCCCATCCTCGGCTTCGCCGGCCGGGCCGACCAGATCAACAACACCACCACCGCGTCCTGGCTCAACCTCATGTGGGGCCTGGAGATGACCAATCGAGGCGCCCAGGCTTACCTGGACTCGGTGTTCCAACTGCTGGCCGCCTGGGGCGTCGACTACGTCAAGGTGGACGACATCGCCGCGCCGACCTACCGGCAGGCGGAGGTCGAGGGCTACCGGCTGGCCATCCGACGCAGTGGCCGCCCGATGGTGTTGAGCCTCTCCCCCGGCCCGACCCCGCTGGCCAGCGGCCCGCACGTGCGGGCCAACGCCCAGCTGTGGCGGATCGTCAACGACCTGTGGGACGACTGGCCTGGTGTGGACGCCCTCTTCGACCAGCTGCGGGACTGGACTCCGCACCGGACCGAGGTGTCCTGGCCCGACCCGGACATGATCCCGATCGGCCGGCTGTCGAAACACGGCCCGGTCGGCCCCCCGCGCTACAGCGCCCTCACCCCGGACGAGCAACGCGCGCTGATGACACTGTGGGTGATCAACCGGGCGCCGCTGATGTGGGGCGGCAACCTGGTCGAGAACCGAGCTGCGGAGCTGGCCCTGATGTCCAACGCCGCGGTGCTCGCGGTGCAGCAGCACAGCACCGGCAACCGCCAGCTACACGGGGGCGACCGGCAGGTCTGGACCGCCGATGTCCCGAACACCGACCACCGTTACCTGGCCCTGTTCAACCGGGGGGACGCCCCGGCGGAGGTCACCGTGGACCTGGCCGACCTGGGCATCGCCACCGCCGGAGCGACCGACCTGTGGTCCGGCGCGAACCTCGGCCCGGTGAGCGGCTCGCTCACCCGACCCATCCCCGCCCACGGCGCCGGGCTCTACCGGATGGCACCCCGACCGAGCTGA
- a CDS encoding PfkB family carbohydrate kinase, with product MDEQVMVFAPAPLLTVTIEQQADAVELHLHPGGQGVWQTRMIAALGTPVTLCVSLGGEVGDALRKLLVEENVTVRVVERPSGTGWYVHDRREGSRAEIAEDPGTPMVRHDIDELYTVTLTEGLRAPVSLLSGPAAEEVVEPDIYRRLAADLTANGGTVVADLSGAYLTAVLEGGVAVLKVSHEELLDDGLADDDSVAALAEAGRRLQGKGAGSVLISRAGDPGLALLDDGTALQVQAPPLELADHRGAGDSMTAGVAAVLARGGDLREAIRIGAAAGALNVTRHGLGTGRGEAVRELAGRVRLTPLDED from the coding sequence ATGGATGAACAGGTGATGGTGTTCGCCCCGGCCCCGTTGTTGACCGTGACCATCGAACAGCAGGCCGACGCGGTCGAACTGCACCTGCACCCGGGCGGCCAGGGGGTGTGGCAGACCCGCATGATCGCGGCCCTGGGCACCCCGGTCACCCTCTGCGTGTCGCTGGGCGGCGAGGTCGGCGACGCGCTGCGCAAGCTGCTCGTCGAGGAGAACGTGACGGTCCGGGTGGTCGAGCGGCCTTCCGGGACCGGGTGGTACGTGCACGACCGCCGGGAGGGCTCCCGCGCGGAGATCGCCGAGGACCCGGGTACGCCGATGGTCCGTCACGACATCGACGAGCTGTACACGGTGACCCTGACCGAAGGGCTGCGCGCGCCGGTCAGCCTGCTGAGCGGTCCCGCCGCGGAGGAGGTGGTGGAGCCGGACATCTACCGGCGGCTCGCCGCGGACCTGACCGCCAACGGCGGGACCGTGGTGGCGGACCTGTCCGGCGCCTACCTGACGGCGGTGCTGGAGGGCGGGGTGGCCGTACTCAAGGTCAGCCACGAGGAGCTGCTCGACGACGGGCTCGCCGACGACGACAGCGTCGCGGCGTTGGCGGAGGCCGGTCGACGCCTGCAGGGGAAGGGCGCCGGGTCGGTGTTGATCAGCCGGGCGGGTGACCCGGGGCTGGCCCTGCTCGACGACGGCACGGCCCTGCAGGTGCAGGCGCCGCCGCTGGAGCTGGCCGACCACCGGGGGGCCGGTGACTCGATGACCGCCGGGGTCGCCGCGGTGCTCGCCCGCGGCGGCGACCTGCGGGAGGCGATCCGGATCGGCGCCGCGGCCGGCGCGCTGAACGTCACCCGGCACGGTCTCGGCACGGGTCGGGGGGAGGCCGTCCGGGAGCTCGCCGGCCGGGTGCGGTTGACCCCGCTGGACGAGGACTGA
- a CDS encoding FadR/GntR family transcriptional regulator yields the protein MSRTDDVISSIKRMILEGALKPGDRLPVEKELAESLGVSRGSLREGISALSLLGVVTTRQGDGTYITKLDVTQLLAPMGFVVDLEGRGNARHVNTIRRVLECEAAHSAASRITDEALAQARALLDEATRAIGQPPPDHERIIEIDIQFHRIIAAHSGNPVLAGLIDAFAGRTVRARLWRSLHEEGADRRTHEEHLAIWQALAARDPERARIRMASHLLSVEESLNTLPADD from the coding sequence ATGTCACGCACTGACGACGTGATCAGCAGCATCAAACGGATGATTCTCGAAGGTGCGCTGAAGCCCGGCGACCGGCTCCCCGTCGAGAAGGAACTCGCCGAATCACTCGGCGTCTCCCGGGGTTCGCTGCGCGAGGGAATTTCGGCGCTGTCACTGCTCGGCGTGGTCACCACCCGGCAGGGCGACGGGACCTACATCACCAAGCTGGACGTGACCCAACTGCTGGCACCGATGGGCTTCGTGGTCGACCTCGAAGGCCGGGGCAACGCCCGGCACGTCAACACGATCCGGCGGGTGCTCGAGTGCGAGGCCGCCCACTCGGCCGCATCGAGGATCACCGACGAGGCACTGGCCCAGGCCCGGGCCCTGCTGGACGAGGCGACCCGGGCCATCGGCCAGCCGCCACCGGACCACGAGCGGATCATCGAGATCGACATCCAGTTCCACCGGATCATCGCCGCGCACAGCGGCAACCCGGTGCTGGCCGGGCTCATCGACGCCTTCGCGGGGCGGACCGTACGCGCCCGGTTGTGGCGCAGCCTGCACGAGGAGGGCGCCGACCGGCGCACCCACGAGGAGCACCTGGCGATCTGGCAGGCACTCGCGGCCCGCGACCCCGAGCGGGCCCGAATCCGGATGGCCAGCCACCTGCTCAGCGTCGAGGAGTCGCTGAACACCCTGCCCGCCGACGACTGA